The following proteins come from a genomic window of Candidatus Binataceae bacterium:
- a CDS encoding cytochrome P450 codes for MNTSAVPGPKSPRLLQGFAYLRDPLALFDDCARKYGDCFTLRVPTLPATICLSDPEAIREIFARDGTDAIETGSIFASVMAPVVGEHSMLVIDGDEHRRHRSITMPYFARAQFARLGDTIVELTDREISTWPSGTPFPMRPRMQNITLQVMLRILFGEHATSVFTPDLLRRAFGVGPNPFIFYRWARVDLGPRSPWGGFLRIHREVTESILAEIRRRRVNGRSSEDVLASMMRPHGDNGGTMSDEELTDEVWTLINAGNDTTATALAWAIYHLACNPEVIAELRREQCSLGNPTTDQLAQLPYLDATVREVLRISPIFLMVGRRLKEPMRVGDRELPAGTTVAPCIYLAHRRPDIWHEPKRFNPRRFLDERHPAHHFFPFGGGIRHCIGAALAIYEMKLVLARVFSRMELRLRRATSPGRVGTSISSRLRTSCR; via the coding sequence ATGAACACGTCGGCCGTGCCGGGACCGAAATCGCCGCGCCTGTTGCAGGGATTCGCTTACCTCAGGGATCCGTTGGCGCTCTTCGACGATTGCGCCAGAAAATACGGCGATTGCTTCACGCTCCGTGTTCCGACCCTCCCGGCAACTATCTGTTTGAGTGACCCGGAGGCAATCAGGGAGATCTTCGCTCGCGACGGTACCGACGCAATCGAGACCGGATCAATCTTCGCGTCGGTGATGGCCCCAGTCGTCGGCGAACATTCGATGCTCGTAATCGATGGCGACGAGCATCGACGTCATCGCAGTATCACGATGCCTTACTTCGCGCGCGCCCAGTTCGCACGGCTCGGCGATACAATCGTCGAGTTGACGGATCGCGAGATTTCGACCTGGCCGAGCGGCACGCCTTTCCCGATGCGTCCAAGGATGCAGAACATCACGCTCCAGGTCATGCTCCGGATTCTCTTTGGGGAGCATGCGACGTCGGTCTTCACGCCCGACCTGCTGCGCAGGGCGTTCGGAGTCGGACCCAACCCCTTCATATTTTATCGCTGGGCGCGAGTGGACCTCGGACCGCGCAGCCCATGGGGCGGCTTTCTGCGCATCCATCGCGAAGTAACGGAAAGTATCCTCGCGGAGATCCGCCGTCGTCGTGTTAACGGACGGTCATCGGAAGATGTGCTCGCTTCGATGATGAGGCCGCACGGCGACAACGGCGGCACGATGAGCGACGAGGAACTCACCGACGAGGTATGGACTCTGATCAATGCCGGCAACGATACGACGGCTACGGCGCTCGCGTGGGCGATCTATCACCTCGCGTGCAATCCTGAAGTGATCGCCGAACTTCGGCGCGAGCAGTGCAGTCTTGGCAACCCGACCACCGATCAACTCGCGCAGCTTCCCTACCTCGATGCCACAGTGAGGGAGGTTCTGCGGATCTCGCCGATCTTCCTGATGGTCGGGCGTCGCTTGAAAGAACCGATGCGCGTCGGCGATCGCGAACTGCCGGCGGGAACGACGGTCGCTCCCTGCATCTATCTGGCGCATCGCAGACCGGATATCTGGCATGAGCCGAAGCGATTCAACCCGCGCCGCTTTCTCGACGAGCGCCATCCCGCTCACCACTTCTTCCCCTTCGGCGGCGGTATCCGGCACTGCATCGGCGCGGCGCTGGCGATATACGAAATGAAGCTGGTGCTCGCGCGGGTCTTCTCGAGAATGGAGCTGCGTCTACGCCGGGCTACGTCGCCAGGCCGCGTTGGTACTTCAATTTCATCGCGCCTTCGGACGAGCTGCCGGTAG
- a CDS encoding VWA domain-containing protein, translating to MGFLDPRNLLWGVSLAVLVAIYLRSRARPTIDVSSLMLFDEVPAPSASMRQVRFDLLFWLEAAALCALTLAIAGFFVRIPERPAHGRSHALVFALGAGMTATESGSSRLDRAKRQALDIIADAHPDDQFSIITYALEANLAQAPTSDAKELRAAIGKLNAIAVATRPAALRAALMRARGAAEIDLFADRPPPGEALGDIATAGKFVFHQVAADEANLAIVSLDPGVPRASKMRVGIRNFGAHPQLCDLKIYLDEKDAAAQTLMLAPREQVTAPYDPLPAGGIVHAHIASPDAIAADNDRYVLATAAVPLHALVVSPDPAVRDDLARVLLAVNPNFRIEAVDPASYHAASNDSDHFALAIVHDSDAAVHADSTLLVFPPAGASKLIPGLTIDGTASGAELHGATQSGGNGLPIGATRILAMPEWMEVTSSATLPGKGRMPVAAIGQGENGSVGVIAFDVRDRMLLDPDHLDALVGTVDLIKRLVTPANVQIVATGTYVNLPASGPAKITSPDGSVQTVTPDKSGRIVLRPLMAGRYKVDNGKSSVQVFANYYDAIESDTAVTQVTSAKSPQRELASIPAPPREPQIQPMLIVLALMAMLALLAESAMLARRAGRWGMRHV from the coding sequence ATGGGATTTCTCGATCCGCGCAACCTGCTGTGGGGCGTAAGTCTGGCCGTCCTGGTCGCGATTTACCTGCGCTCGCGCGCCCGCCCGACGATCGATGTTTCGAGCCTGATGCTGTTCGACGAAGTGCCTGCGCCGTCAGCGAGCATGCGCCAGGTCCGCTTCGATCTGCTCTTCTGGCTCGAAGCTGCGGCGCTCTGCGCCCTCACGCTCGCGATCGCGGGCTTCTTCGTGCGGATTCCGGAGCGGCCGGCTCACGGCCGCAGTCATGCGCTGGTCTTCGCACTCGGCGCGGGCATGACCGCGACTGAGAGCGGCTCGTCGCGCCTCGATCGCGCCAAACGCCAGGCCCTGGACATTATTGCCGACGCCCATCCCGACGATCAGTTCAGCATCATTACTTATGCGCTCGAGGCCAACCTCGCGCAGGCGCCGACCTCCGATGCAAAGGAACTGCGCGCCGCAATCGGGAAACTCAACGCGATCGCGGTCGCGACGCGTCCCGCCGCGTTGCGCGCGGCGCTGATGCGTGCGCGCGGCGCCGCCGAAATTGATCTCTTCGCCGACCGGCCGCCACCCGGCGAGGCGCTCGGCGATATCGCTACCGCCGGCAAATTCGTTTTTCACCAGGTCGCCGCTGACGAAGCGAATCTTGCCATCGTCTCGCTCGATCCAGGTGTGCCGCGTGCCTCCAAAATGCGAGTCGGCATTCGCAACTTCGGGGCGCATCCGCAACTCTGCGATCTGAAAATCTATCTCGACGAGAAAGACGCCGCGGCCCAAACCCTTATGCTGGCGCCGCGCGAGCAGGTCACCGCCCCCTACGATCCCCTTCCCGCCGGCGGAATCGTTCACGCGCATATCGCCTCGCCCGATGCGATTGCGGCGGATAACGATCGCTACGTGCTCGCCACGGCGGCGGTCCCGCTGCATGCGCTCGTCGTCTCACCGGATCCGGCGGTGCGCGACGATCTTGCTCGCGTGCTGCTCGCCGTCAATCCGAATTTCCGTATCGAAGCGGTCGATCCCGCGAGTTACCATGCTGCGAGCAACGATTCCGATCACTTCGCGCTGGCGATCGTTCATGACTCGGACGCTGCCGTGCACGCCGATTCAACTTTGCTGGTGTTCCCGCCCGCGGGTGCGTCCAAGCTCATCCCCGGATTGACGATCGATGGAACCGCGAGCGGCGCTGAGCTTCACGGCGCAACGCAGAGTGGCGGCAACGGACTTCCGATCGGCGCGACGCGGATTCTCGCGATGCCGGAGTGGATGGAAGTCACGTCGAGTGCGACCCTTCCCGGGAAGGGTCGCATGCCGGTCGCCGCGATCGGCCAGGGCGAGAACGGCAGCGTCGGCGTGATCGCATTCGACGTGCGCGACCGGATGCTGCTCGACCCGGACCATCTCGACGCGCTCGTCGGGACGGTGGACCTCATTAAGCGCCTCGTCACGCCGGCCAATGTTCAAATCGTCGCGACCGGAACCTACGTCAATCTGCCCGCATCCGGTCCGGCGAAGATCACTTCGCCTGACGGCTCTGTGCAGACCGTCACGCCTGACAAGTCGGGGCGAATCGTACTGCGCCCGTTGATGGCGGGGCGATACAAGGTCGATAACGGCAAGAGTTCGGTGCAGGTCTTCGCCAACTACTATGACGCGATCGAGTCCGACACGGCAGTGACGCAGGTCACGTCGGCTAAATCGCCGCAGCGGGAGCTAGCGTCGATTCCGGCGCCGCCGCGTGAGCCGCAGATCCAGCCGATGCTGATCGTGCTGGCGCTGATGGCGATGCTGGCGCTGCTCGCGGAATCTGCGATGCTGGCGCGGCGCGCGGGGCGATGGGGAATGCGCCATGTTTGA
- a CDS encoding FIST N-terminal domain-containing protein, producing MLRAGVGYSNALNPRTAAAEATAAALACAGLNAAEGALVFATTAYGAAYPMILRMVAQEAHTREIAGCSTMGVIANEQEVETGHALAVIVFGGGAIAGRRFFVPSLRGRSREAASEVAGAVRPGLNANNLLCVFADTYNLEAEVFLDALRAELPGVVIVGGGASEDGSIGETFQFCGDVVSSNAVSGMLIAGDFDITVVSSLACTPIGGAHRVTAARDNIIMELDGRPAYEVFAEAAGPLASDLRRALTFVFLAVPLDPNATTIARGNYLVRNIVGASKEHGVIAVAHQPKVGDMVGLALRDGERARQDLKATLESLETRIESPPKLGLYFDCVSRGVGLYGIPGHDSAYIRRYLGDLALGGFFTGFEIGPVGDSTAPLQYTGVLALLSEKKKD from the coding sequence AGTCGGATATTCAAATGCGCTCAATCCTCGCACCGCGGCGGCCGAGGCCACTGCCGCGGCGCTGGCGTGCGCGGGCCTGAACGCGGCCGAAGGCGCGCTGGTATTTGCCACCACGGCTTACGGCGCCGCCTATCCGATGATCCTGCGGATGGTGGCGCAGGAGGCGCATACGCGCGAAATCGCGGGATGCTCGACGATGGGCGTGATCGCCAACGAGCAGGAAGTCGAAACCGGTCATGCGCTCGCGGTGATCGTCTTCGGCGGCGGCGCGATCGCGGGGCGCCGCTTTTTCGTGCCTTCCCTGCGCGGCCGCTCGCGCGAGGCCGCCAGCGAAGTAGCAGGCGCCGTGCGGCCGGGCCTCAATGCTAACAATCTATTGTGCGTGTTCGCCGATACTTACAACCTCGAAGCCGAGGTTTTCCTCGACGCGCTCAGGGCCGAGCTGCCGGGCGTCGTGATCGTTGGCGGCGGCGCCAGCGAGGACGGTTCGATTGGCGAGACCTTCCAGTTTTGTGGCGACGTGGTGAGCTCGAACGCGGTCTCCGGGATGCTGATCGCGGGCGACTTCGATATCACGGTGGTAAGCTCGCTCGCCTGCACTCCGATCGGCGGAGCGCATCGCGTAACCGCGGCGCGCGACAACATCATAATGGAGCTCGACGGCCGGCCGGCATACGAAGTTTTTGCCGAGGCTGCGGGTCCGCTGGCGAGCGATTTGCGCCGCGCTCTCACGTTCGTTTTCCTGGCCGTCCCGCTCGATCCGAATGCGACGACGATCGCGCGCGGCAACTATCTCGTGCGCAACATCGTCGGCGCGAGCAAGGAGCACGGCGTGATCGCCGTCGCCCATCAGCCCAAGGTCGGAGATATGGTCGGCCTTGCATTGCGCGACGGCGAACGCGCGCGCCAGGATCTCAAGGCAACGCTCGAAAGCCTCGAGACCCGAATCGAATCGCCGCCAAAACTCGGCCTCTATTTTGACTGCGTGTCGCGCGGCGTGGGCCTCTACGGAATCCCCGGCCACGATTCGGCCTACATCAGGCGCTACCTCGGCGATCTCGCGCTCGGCGGCTTCTTCACCGGCTTCGAAATCGGCCCGGTTGGCGACTCAACCGCGCCCCTTCAATACACCGGCGTGCTCGCGCTACTCTCCGAGAAGAAGAAGGACTAA
- a CDS encoding MoxR family ATPase has protein sequence MDSAALETPTVADFARTFRRIQAEIHKVIIGHEQAVEEMLSALFAGGHVLIEGVPGTGKTTLVKTLGLALNLSFNRIQFTVDLMPADITGTRVIETGADGRREFTFQPGPVFCHILLGDEINRATPKTQSALLEAMAELQVTVAGITHVLPPPYFVMATLNPIEMEGTYPLPEAQLDRFLFKVRLNYPDEAELTRIISSTTGPEDAGIEAVFHVAEAPQRIEALKKLVREVMVAPEIEQYAARVVRATQPQNSRFVSDEARAVHDDMVNRYVLFGSSPRGAQALILGAKVRALLDGRANVAREDIDRVAVPGLAHRIMLNYAAHSDGIDAVHIVERVLKSVRAARA, from the coding sequence ATGGACTCCGCCGCCCTCGAGACTCCGACCGTCGCTGATTTTGCGCGGACCTTCCGCCGAATCCAGGCCGAAATTCACAAGGTGATTATCGGCCATGAACAGGCTGTCGAGGAGATGCTCTCCGCGCTGTTCGCCGGCGGCCATGTCCTGATCGAAGGCGTGCCCGGCACCGGCAAGACCACGCTGGTGAAGACCCTGGGCCTCGCTCTCAACCTGAGCTTCAATCGTATCCAGTTCACTGTCGATCTGATGCCGGCCGATATCACCGGCACGCGGGTTATCGAAACCGGCGCCGACGGCCGCCGCGAATTCACCTTTCAGCCCGGTCCCGTTTTTTGCCATATCCTGCTCGGCGACGAGATCAATCGCGCGACGCCGAAGACGCAATCCGCGCTGCTTGAGGCGATGGCCGAGTTGCAGGTGACCGTAGCAGGTATCACGCACGTGCTGCCGCCGCCGTACTTCGTGATGGCGACGCTCAATCCGATCGAGATGGAAGGCACCTATCCGCTGCCCGAGGCGCAGCTCGATCGCTTCCTCTTCAAGGTGCGGCTCAACTATCCCGACGAGGCCGAGCTCACGCGGATCATCAGCTCGACGACCGGGCCCGAGGATGCTGGAATCGAGGCGGTGTTTCACGTCGCCGAGGCGCCGCAGCGTATCGAAGCGCTCAAGAAGCTGGTGCGCGAGGTGATGGTGGCGCCCGAGATCGAGCAATACGCGGCACGAGTCGTGCGCGCCACGCAGCCGCAGAACTCGCGCTTCGTTTCCGATGAGGCGCGCGCCGTCCATGATGATATGGTCAATCGCTACGTGCTGTTCGGCTCGAGTCCGCGCGGCGCGCAGGCGCTGATCCTGGGTGCGAAGGTCCGCGCGCTGCTCGACGGACGCGCCAACGTCGCGCGCGAGGATATCGACCGCGTCGCAGTCCCCGGCCTCGCCCATCGCATCATGCTCAACTACGCCGCGCATTCCGACGGTATCGACGCCGTGCATATTGTCGAGCGGGTCCTGAAGTCGGTGCGCGCGGCGCGCGCCTGA
- a CDS encoding DUF58 domain-containing protein, whose amino-acid sequence MLETRAFEPEYLRKLDRLVLGIKRARSVRQGERRIGRVQGLGIELENFKEYTEGDDLRFLDWNAMARLDQPLIRTFRAERQIEITALVDASASMGMPTSDDKLGLGLAVGASLAYIGMADNDAVRLGAFSVRRGQMCLETTPFHRRRESYLNFKDFAGAVQAGGETRLGAAVDQLLLERRPRGVVVVVSDFLVSAAEAEDALKRLVAANHEVKVVHVMGEIESTGAYPPGLYRIRDAESGEMREAVFGPEAAAVCRRKVEQLVERIRAICAAIGVVYAQAFGASTLDNFMERELPLLGIVR is encoded by the coding sequence ATGCTCGAGACGCGTGCGTTCGAGCCCGAATATCTGCGCAAGCTCGACCGGCTCGTGCTCGGTATCAAGCGCGCACGCTCGGTGCGCCAGGGCGAGCGGCGGATCGGCCGCGTTCAAGGGCTCGGAATCGAGCTCGAAAACTTCAAGGAATATACCGAAGGCGACGATCTCAGGTTCCTCGACTGGAACGCGATGGCGCGCCTCGACCAGCCGTTGATCAGGACTTTCCGCGCCGAGCGGCAGATCGAAATCACCGCGCTGGTCGATGCGAGTGCCTCCATGGGTATGCCCACGAGCGACGACAAGCTCGGCCTCGGCCTCGCGGTCGGCGCTTCGCTCGCTTACATCGGGATGGCCGACAATGACGCCGTCCGCCTCGGCGCATTCTCGGTGCGGCGCGGCCAGATGTGCCTCGAGACGACGCCGTTTCATCGCCGGCGCGAATCGTACCTCAATTTCAAGGACTTCGCGGGCGCGGTCCAGGCCGGCGGCGAGACGCGTCTCGGCGCCGCGGTCGATCAGCTTTTGCTCGAGCGGCGTCCACGCGGCGTCGTAGTCGTCGTCTCCGATTTCCTGGTTTCGGCCGCCGAGGCCGAGGATGCCCTCAAGCGGTTGGTTGCGGCAAATCACGAAGTCAAAGTCGTCCACGTGATGGGAGAGATTGAAAGCACCGGCGCCTATCCGCCCGGACTTTATCGAATCCGCGACGCTGAGAGCGGCGAGATGCGCGAGGCGGTCTTCGGCCCGGAAGCCGCCGCGGTATGCCGCCGCAAAGTCGAACAACTGGTCGAGCGAATCCGCGCGATTTGCGCGGCGATCGGCGTCGTTTATGCGCAGGCATTCGGCGCGAGCACGCTCGACAATTTCATGGAACGTGAATTGCCGCTGCTCGGGATCGTCAGATAA